The following is a genomic window from Nicotiana tabacum cultivar K326 chromosome 3, ASM71507v2, whole genome shotgun sequence.
aagagagaattTCAAATGTGCTTGACCTTGAGTAGATTACTTCATGTATAGATAATTGTTAACTTTGTGCTAACTTCCGAGAaaaattcgaatttgaatagATGAGGAAGTAGGCGAAGACTTTTCCAATGAAGTTGGGTTGTTTAGCTTTTAATCTTGTTCTCACTTTGTGTCATAATATTGTCTTCCAAAGAATTTGGAACTGAGCAGAAAAGAAGACACACAATCAGTAGTTCATGGCTTAGTTTTTTAAAGTTCTACAGTTAATTAAAGGAAATTGAAGGGGAAACAGAGTAAACACGTATAGTTTGTTGAACCACATTGTTAGTTCTGTTCACAGGAGTTGCGAATTGCTGAACGAATCATAAGTTGGATGTGTCTCTTGATGAAATGAATAAATCAAGAATAGGGACATTGAGTATTTATATACAATACTTGTTTTTGGTGTCCGTATTTAGGATTTTAAGTTGTTTTATGATATGAAGTTTGGGAGGAAGAAGGCTCCTGCAACTGAGAATGGTGATGCTGTACAAAATGGAAATTCTTTGACGGTGACTGCAAATGGAAATGGACATGTGCGGAACACTGCAGAATTGTCCATTTACGAGCAATATAATCAGGTATTGCCGATGATGAATAAGATGATCATAAATCCTATTGACAATCTGCATGCTTAATCTTTTCTTCTGATTTAGGCTAATGGAGGTGCAGCACACTCTAATGGAGTTAATGGAGTTCAGTCTGTTGGAAAACCGTATGACACAGAAACTAATGCCCTTAAATTTTGTGTTTGATCTCCCAGAGATATTGGAAGTCTAACAAACATTTGATACTCATATATATTATAACAACTTTCAACTACCAGAGCTTCATTTCCTCTTCCTGCAGAAGTTCTTCTTTTTTGGGGTTAAttcttcctgaagaagtttagTAAGGTTAAATGTTCATTTTTCAGGCAAAGATCTCTACTTCCCCCTTTCGAGTCTGCAGAAATGCGTGCTTTAGGAGAAAGTTTAAGCAGGTAGTTAACGACAAAATGACCTGAACACTATGAGCAATTGCTGTTACTGAACCTGGTTTTCTCTCTCCCTCACACACTATCATTGTTAGGCATGGAAACTAGTCTTGCTAATTTCTGTCTGTTTTATATTTCCAGGGATATTCTTCGTGGTAATCCAGATGTAAAGTGGGAGAGCATTAAAGGATTGGAGACTGCCAAGCGTCTACTAAAAGAAGCAGTTGTAATGCCGATTAAATATCCAAAGTAGGTTACAATACTTTGTTATGTGCTGCTTGTCTAACAAGTTGAATAGAGAGGTTATAATCTTTGCACTGTTGTGCCACTGGCCCTAGTGGACTTCTCCATTATgaacctttttattttttatttttgtattcttgTGGTGCAAGCTAATGAATGTAAGATTTAGTGTCAAATATCCAATCCAATATATCTTCTGACGTTTTACTTGTAATTTTTCATGAACTCTTTCTTTTTGAGCAAACATGATATTCTAAGTTCTCATTACTGAGCCAAGATctactttttctctctcttctagGTACTTTAAAGGTCTTCTAACTCCATGGAAAGGTATCCTCCTTTTTGGCCCTCCAGGAACAGGAAAGGTTTGTACTCATGTTTTCTTCTGTGCAAAAGGTTATTTTTCATTCATACCCTGTATCCTTCAGCTCTGTATATAAACTCTCCCATTGATTTCCTTCCATTGGTACTTCTATTGGTGATCTGTCCAGTTTCATATTCATGTTATTGGAATTCTGCATCCTGACATTTCTTTTCTTTATACATAAAGCTTAATATCTTGATATGAGAGGAAATATCTATTTATCTTGTTAAAACTTTTACTCTGTTAATTTGTAGACGATGCTTGCGAAGGCAGTTGCAACTGAATGCAATACCACATTTTTCAATATCTCAGCATCATCAGTTGTCAGCAAATGGCGTGGTATGATTTCCTCTGCAATTTACTAAAATGTTCTTTCCTACTTATCAGCTTGAGGGTTTTAATTCATTTGGCAAAGTTATAATGATTACAGTTAGAAGGGGATATCGAGTCAAACATTTTCTAAAAAAGGAAACTAAATCCAAACTTGTATGatattaaaagataaatttcAGATGACTGATAGCACCATCCTATATATAGTCAATGATTTAGACAACCAAAAGTAGACACCATCCAATTTGAAGTGAAGTCACACATTGTAGCTTGGTTTGTTCACCGAAGAAAAAGAAAGGGCAGCGTGGTGCACAAAGCACCCCGCAGTATCCGGGGAAGGGCGGCACCCCTAGGGGTatgatgtagacagcctaccaTAATGCAAGCtttagtggctgcttccacggctcgaatcCGTGACCTATAGGGTCCGGGTTTGTTAGCTGAAGGTTTATGCTATAGCACACTCTAATATTAGCTGTTGTTTTAGCTTAATCTATTTCTTGGCCTTAAAGTTGGCCTGTATTTTTTCAAGCAATCTGATGGAACAATGTAATATTGTAATATCTCATGATTTTAGAAATTTCTAAGCTAAGGTAAGTCAACCTGGGTCACAGGAGCTGAGGATAAATCATATATATCAACTGTGTGTAGTAAATACCAAAGGCATGTTCTGAGTTGTTATGCAATTTTTACTGCGGTATGTAGTTCTATTTGTCTTACTGAGTTCCAGACAGCTTTTTTGTGTGTTATCAACGTTGAGGGAAGCTAGCACCTAATGTGGCTGACTTATTAAGCAACGGTTTATGGGGTTCAGCTTTTTTGAACATATCAGCAGTTATGATTTCTGTCTTTTTTATTACAATGTGAAAGAACATTATAGCATTTAAATCATCTAACTCATCTAACTCAAACAAGATCATTCTAGTGTATCTCATCAGCTTTCAGATGGATAAAGTATTAGATACGTCAGTTGAGAATAGTTCTTCAATTAGTGCATTGTGTGCTCCTTAGAAGTTTCTTGTGTGATACAGGTGATTCTGAGAAATTGATAAAAGTGTTATTCGAGCTCGCCAGGCatcatgcaccttcaactatcTTTCTAGATGAAATTGATGCAATTATCAGTCAACGTGGGGAAGCACGTAGTGAGCATGAATCTAGTAGGCGTTTAAAAACAGAACTGCTCATACAGGTGAAGCTTGATATTTAGAAGTGTATGTATGACATGTGAAAAACTATGTTTTTGCAGTGCAACGCAATTAATAAGTCAATAGTCAATTACTGCCCCAGGGAATGATGATCATTTTATTCTATGTATCTTTCTTTTCCCCCTCGCACATCACCTTTTTGTGGTCTCATGTTGGGTGGGTTGGGGAGATTGAAGCACTTGAGGCTGTATGACAAAGTAATTCCTcttagaaaaataaatgagaccaTGAATTTCTGCAAGTTCACAGAATCTCTGCTGGTTAGGCACCTTCTGAACTACTAAGCGTAACAATTGGAATCTGGAATTTTCTCTTTTCCTGATATTGTTGTTAATCTAGAGATTTTTCAAACCGCTTTTAGTTAGGTTATCACATGCTCTGTGAAATTTGGATGGTGTGCTGTAGTACAGTCCGTGAGAAGTACGTTAAGTGACTATGGTAACCATTGGAACTTAAAGAAAGGTCACTTGACACTGGAGAGGATTTTAAACTTTATGCCATTTAAGTATAAATGAAGGAAATGTTTTTGACCCATCTTTTTAGGCTTAGCTAATAATCATGCAGCACCAGGTAAATGGTAAAGATAAAAGAAAGCCTTTAACTTGTACAGTTTGCTTTATATCAGATCTTGCTGTTTCTTCTCTTTGATATTAATGAAGACATTAGTATGGGTTTATCTGAACTATATCGCTAGGTAATGGTTGAAATAAACTGCAGATGGACGGTTTGAATCGGACAGATGAACTTGTATTTGTTCTGGCAGCAACAAATCTTCCCTGGGAACTGGATGCAGCAATGCTCCGTCGTCTTGAGAAGCGGGTAGTCTTTCATGTGGTCTTGAAACATACTTTGCTTGATAATAAGACAATTTGCTAGAAAGAAATGAATTAGAGCAaaagtatattttatttttagttatgtTTAGCTCCGCGATGATCTATTTCTTTGTCAGTATCTCCTAGTAAATCATGTCAAACATTTAATAGTTTTAGTGGATGGAGACTTTTTTGCCTTGTAAAAGCGTGTGGAATTTGAAGCCAATAAGCATTACTCCAGATAGTAAAATAGGGGTTTGATGCTTTAGCTCAAGAGTTTCATGGTTTGATTCCCATAAATGCTTTTCCGTTGCAGGTCTGGTTGTTAAATGATCTTTCGTCTTTTAGTTGATTTATTACATACTGGATTTTTATAGTAATTTccctcttttcttatttttaaggGGCTGGGGTTGTCTGGGGTTACCTTTTTACATGTTTAATATTTGCTTAAGTGAGTAATAGAAGACTTGGCTGAACAAAGGAGGAAAAGAAGAGAATGCACTCAGGCTTAGTCTGGTTTCATTCACCAGTATAATCCACACCTGAGGTTTTATAAGTCATGCTTGTAACTATTTAGTTCGC
Proteins encoded in this region:
- the LOC107825935 gene encoding uncharacterized protein LOC107825935 isoform X2, producing MADEPALTRWSFPFGRKKAPATENGDAVQNGNSLTVTANGNGHVRNTAELSIYEQYNQANGGAAHSNGVNGVQSVGKPQRSLLPPFESAEMRALGESLSRDILRGNPDVKWESIKGLETAKRLLKEAVVMPIKYPKYFKGLLTPWKGILLFGPPGTGKTMLAKAVATECNTTFFNISASSVVSKWRGDSEKLIKVLFELARHHAPSTIFLDEIDAIISQRGEARSEHESSRRLKTELLIQMDGLNRTDELVFVLAATNLPWELDAAMLRRLEKRILVPLPEPEARCAMFEELLPSLPEEESLPYDLLVEKTEGFSGSDIRLLCKEAAMQPLRRLMAKLEEKEEVVPEDELPNVGPITVRDIEMALKNTRPSAHLHAPRYDKFNSDYGSQVLQ
- the LOC107825935 gene encoding uncharacterized protein LOC107825935 isoform X1, with the translated sequence MADEPALTRWSFPDFKLFYDMKFGRKKAPATENGDAVQNGNSLTVTANGNGHVRNTAELSIYEQYNQANGGAAHSNGVNGVQSVGKPQRSLLPPFESAEMRALGESLSRDILRGNPDVKWESIKGLETAKRLLKEAVVMPIKYPKYFKGLLTPWKGILLFGPPGTGKTMLAKAVATECNTTFFNISASSVVSKWRGDSEKLIKVLFELARHHAPSTIFLDEIDAIISQRGEARSEHESSRRLKTELLIQMDGLNRTDELVFVLAATNLPWELDAAMLRRLEKRILVPLPEPEARCAMFEELLPSLPEEESLPYDLLVEKTEGFSGSDIRLLCKEAAMQPLRRLMAKLEEKEEVVPEDELPNVGPITVRDIEMALKNTRPSAHLHAPRYDKFNSDYGSQVLQ